TGAAACTATGGTAGAAACAAAAGATGGGGGTTTCCTCTTAGGTGGCTATAATGGAGGTGCTTTAAACGGAGATAATACCCAAGCCGGAAAAGGCGGCACTGATTATTGGATTGTGAAAGTAAGTGCCGGAGGCATCAAAGAATGGGATAAGCGATACGGGGGTAGTAGGGATGACGACCCTAAAACAATTATCTGCACTAATGACGGAGGGTACCTCATTGGCGGAGGCTCTACATCAGGTGTAAGCGGCGACCGTACCTGGCCCAACTGGAACACCTGGTTTGTACCCACTTATGACTATTGGATAGTGAAAACCGATTCGCTGGGTAATTATGAGTGGGATCGGGCTTATGGGGGTAATAAAGATGATATGCTTCGGTCGGTAATCCAAACCGTGGACGGAGGATATTTATTAGCAGGATATTCCAGTTCTGACAGCAGCGGCGACCGGACACAGCCCAATTGGAACCCCAACCCGAGCAATTCACAACAACCTGACGGCTGGATAGTCAAAATAGATTCCGTAGGGAATAAGCAATGGGATAAGCGATTTGGAACGACGCGCTCAGATTATCTTTATTTTAATTTTAATACTGAAGAGGGGGGCTACATAATGGGTGGACGAGGCGAGGGTGGAATTGAGGGTGAGAAGGAAATAATAAAAGGTAGTTTTTGGCTTATTAAGATTGGACTAACCGGCATTAAGGAATGGGAAGCAGGGTTTAGTGCTGGTGCCGATTTTACCGATATGTCTAAAACTTCTGATGACGGATATCTTATATCTGGCAATGCTACATCAGCCGTGATAATCAAGGATAGTAGCTCATTCGATAAAACGGAAAGTAATTTAGGTCTTCATCAGTCCTGGATATTAAAACTTGACTCCCAGGGTAAGAAGCAATGGGATAAAACTATTTTTTCTTTAGGGGATGACCAGGGATGCTATGCCGTTCAAACTACAGATGGTTGTTATGCGATGGCCAACTCCACAAACGGAGACATTGGCGGTTATCAAAGCCACCCCAATCGCGATACTATCGTAACTTGGAATTCTTACGATTACTGGGTGCTGAAATTTTGCATGGAACCATTTAATGCAGTAGATGATTTGAATAAGGAGGATGTAAAAGTATTGGTGTATCCTAATCCATTTACATCGGATGTTTCTATTGCAATAACAAAAGAAGGTATCAGCGAAGCCACGTTTACAATCAGCAACGCGAAGGGGCAGGTAATCTATAATAGAAAGGAAACTAACCTGGGCAGCGGTTATACTAAGAACCTTGATTTAGCACCGTTACCTAATGGAGTTTACTTTATTGAGGTCATTATGAATGGAGAAAGGGTGGTGAGGCAGGTGGTGAAGGAATAGCTTTTTCGAGAGTATGTTTCGGTTTAACATCCACAAAACATCGGATTTATTCCCCTGTTGATAATTTCTATTGCCCTACCTGCCAAGGGTCATAAACCTCAAAACATTAAAAGCACTAAATATGCAGCCATTCCAATCAGGACGAAATGAATCAGATAGAGATATACGAAACGCCAGATAATCAAACACATGTGGAGGTGCGGTTTGAAGAAGAGACGGTTTGGTTAACGCAAAAGGAAATTGCGGTGGTATTTGGCACCGAAGTTCCAGCAGTGAATAAACACATCAAAAATATTATTAGCGATAGGGAATTAAACAAAGCAACTATTTCCAAAATGGAAATAGTTCAAAAAGAGGGCAAGCGAATGGTAGCCCGAAATGTTGAGGTATATAATCTTGACATGATTATATCTGTAGGCTATAGAATTAATTCACAAAGAGCTACCCAATTTAGGGTTTGGGCAACCCAACGGTTAAAAGATTATTTGGTGAATGGCTACGCCATCAACAAAAAACGCTTAGAGGAACTGGGCAAAATGGTTCAACTCATTGAAAAATCGGGCAAAACCGAAACGCTGCAATTGCAGGAAGCCAAAGGATTGCTCGAAATCCTGAGCCATTACACTAGAAGTTTTGTGCTACTCAATCAGTATGACAGCCACAAGCTCCAACCCGGCAAGTTGAACGAAACTATTACTTATGAGATAGAATATTCGGAAGCCAAAAATGCAGTAGCTGAGTTGAAAACAATTGATGGCGAAAAAAGGAGGCAACGGTTCTATTCGGTAACGAAAAAGATGAAGGGTTTAAAAGCTCTCTGGGTAATATCGTACAAACCTTCGGAGGACAGTATCTATATCCGAGCATAGAAGAGCAGGCGGCTCACTTGTTGTACTTTGTTATCAAGAACCACTCTTTCAATGATGGCAATAAGCGGATAGGTGCGTTTTTATTTGTTTGGTTTTTGGAGAAAAATAAACATCGCTTCAAAAGCAATGGGGAGTTAAAAATCAATGATACCGGACTTACAGCCATCGCACTTCTAGTGGCACAAAGCAGTCCTGAAGATAAGGAAATCATCGTCCAGTTGATTATTGCTTTGATTGCAGACAGCAGATAAAAGCCCTTTTTATCCTCTGTGGATAATTTTTATTGCCTTACGAATCAGGCCTTTACAACGACAATTGGATTTATTTTTCATTCGGCTATTGACTTTAGTGTTTTTAGCCATTATATTTGCATCGTCTTTTAGTTCAGAACACCCATAAAAAGGCTCGGAACGAAAAAGACAAACCCACCGAAAGGCGGGTGAAGCAAACCGCCGCCTCCCGGTAAAATAGTCGGGACAGGCTATGCGGGTCACGCATACAGCGGTCCAGAAAACTGTAGAGCTACTTTGAAATAGTAATCAAGCAACGATTTATAGCCCACGATCAGTAGGGGTGCCTCTGCCCGAAGGAATTATCTCCCTACTATCACTTTTCTGGTGAAGCTATGCTCCTTTCCATCAACAGAAATGAAGTAAATACCCGGCGATAAACCACCAATGCTGAGTACCGGTTCTTCTTTTCCGGTAACAGGCAAAGTAGCAATACGAGTTCCTGATGTAGAACTAAGGACCAGATTTTCAGTTCCTTCCGGAATGTTTTGAAAACGCCACACCCCATCAGAAGGATTGGGA
The sequence above is a segment of the Bacteroidota bacterium genome. Coding sequences within it:
- a CDS encoding T9SS type A sorting domain-containing protein encodes the protein MKFFIIFTVCLVGSLTGLSQYTFIKQWDKRYGGFERDRAKVILQTRNSGYLIGGYSESSLSGDKTEDSRGGYDYWLVKMDSNGTKEWDKRFGTTGFDVFETMVETKDGGFLLGGYNGGALNGDNTQAGKGGTDYWIVKVSAGGIKEWDKRYGGSRDDDPKTIICTNDGGYLIGGGSTSGVSGDRTWPNWNTWFVPTYDYWIVKTDSLGNYEWDRAYGGNKDDMLRSVIQTVDGGYLLAGYSSSDSSGDRTQPNWNPNPSNSQQPDGWIVKIDSVGNKQWDKRFGTTRSDYLYFNFNTEEGGYIMGGRGEGGIEGEKEIIKGSFWLIKIGLTGIKEWEAGFSAGADFTDMSKTSDDGYLISGNATSAVIIKDSSSFDKTESNLGLHQSWILKLDSQGKKQWDKTIFSLGDDQGCYAVQTTDGCYAMANSTNGDIGGYQSHPNRDTIVTWNSYDYWVLKFCMEPFNAVDDLNKEDVKVLVYPNPFTSDVSIAITKEGISEATFTISNAKGQVIYNRKETNLGSGYTKNLDLAPLPNGVYFIEVIMNGERVVRQVVKE